In the Ursus arctos isolate Adak ecotype North America unplaced genomic scaffold, UrsArc2.0 scaffold_19, whole genome shotgun sequence genome, one interval contains:
- the CALM3 gene encoding calmodulin-3, with translation MADQLTEEQIAEFKEAFSLFDKDGDGTITTKELGTVMRSLGQNPTEAELQDMINEVDADGNGTIDFPEFLTMMARKMKDTDSEEEIREAFRVFDKDGNGYISAAELRHVMTNLGEKLTDEEVDEMIREADIDGDGQVNYEEFVQMMTAK, from the exons ATG gctGACCAGCTGACTGAGGAGCAGATCGCAG AGTTCAAGGAGGCCTTCTCCCTCTTTGACAAGGATGGAGATGGCACCATCACCACCAAGGAGTTGGGGACAGTGATGAGATCCCTGGGCCAGAACCCCACCGAAGCAGAGCTGCAGGACATGATCAATGAGGTGGATGCAGATG GGAACGGGACCATTGACTTCCCGGAGTTCCTGACCATGATGGCCAGAAAGATGAAGGATACAGACAGCGAGGAGGAGATCCGAGAGGCGTTCCGTGTCTTTGACAAG GACGGCAACGGCTACATCAGCGCTGCCGAGCTGCGTCACGTAATGACGAACCTGGGCGAGAAGCTGACCGACGAGGAGGTGGATGAGATGATCAGAGAGGCCGACATCGACGGAGACGGCCAGGTCAATTATGAAG AGTTTGTACAGATGATGACTGCCAAGTGA